Proteins from a genomic interval of Pseudomonas paeninsulae:
- a CDS encoding RecQ family ATP-dependent DNA helicase, producing MYTTLERVFGFKQLRPGQEAAIGAVLAGRSAAAIFPTGSGKSLCYQLSALHLPHLTLVVSPLLALMQDQLAFLARHGISAASIDSAQSREDASAVMARAKSGELKILMISVERLKNERFRNFISQVPISLLVIDEAHCISEWGHNFRPDYLKLPDYQRQFGIPQVLLLTATATPPVIADMQAKFAIASADVITTGFYRPNLNLLVEPVSGADKQRRLVEWLGAKAEQPSIVYVTQQKTAEQVAERLSQRGIAASAYHAGMAHEARQAIQRRFMGGQINCIVATIAFGMGIDKSDIRNVVHFDLPKSIENYSQEIGRAGRDGQPSDCLVLANRDSLNVLENFVYGDTPEQGGIRCVLDELLASSQDGQWELLLNALSEQSNIRQLPLKTLLVQLELRGIIAPRYAYFAEYRFKLLLEPEALLAKFDGERRQFVEAILTSSQRARTWCTLDFDTLYQQHQADRGRVVKALDYFQEKGWIELESKQMTEVYALLDAGFDPEALSAELHGYFKQQERSEITRIHAMLELFATEHCLSQRLAAYFGDRLAPERCGHCSVCHGQVAHLPEPPPLPALAEHDLQRLCGSFIQRHTELKGHTPSAECLTRFLCGISVPLLSKLKARNIPGFAALDSYPYAEVRAWAEQAG from the coding sequence ATGTACACAACTCTTGAACGTGTTTTCGGTTTCAAGCAACTGCGTCCCGGCCAGGAAGCGGCGATCGGCGCCGTGCTGGCCGGGCGCTCGGCGGCGGCGATCTTTCCCACCGGGTCGGGCAAGTCGCTGTGCTACCAGTTGTCGGCGCTGCACCTGCCGCACCTGACCCTGGTGGTCTCGCCATTGCTGGCGCTGATGCAGGATCAGCTGGCCTTTCTCGCCCGCCACGGCATCAGCGCCGCCAGCATCGACTCGGCGCAGAGCCGCGAAGACGCCAGCGCGGTGATGGCCCGGGCCAAGTCCGGCGAACTGAAGATCCTGATGATCTCGGTCGAGCGCCTGAAGAACGAACGTTTCCGCAACTTCATCAGTCAGGTGCCGATCTCCCTGCTGGTGATCGACGAAGCCCACTGCATCTCCGAGTGGGGCCACAACTTCCGCCCCGACTACCTCAAGTTGCCCGACTACCAGCGCCAGTTCGGCATTCCTCAAGTGCTGCTGCTCACTGCCACCGCCACGCCTCCGGTGATCGCCGACATGCAGGCCAAGTTCGCCATCGCGTCGGCGGATGTGATCACCACCGGCTTCTACCGGCCCAACCTCAACCTGCTGGTCGAGCCGGTCAGTGGCGCCGACAAGCAGCGCCGGCTGGTCGAGTGGCTGGGCGCCAAGGCCGAGCAGCCAAGCATCGTCTACGTCACCCAACAGAAGACTGCCGAGCAGGTGGCCGAGCGCCTGAGTCAGCGCGGTATTGCCGCCAGCGCCTATCACGCCGGTATGGCCCATGAAGCACGCCAGGCGATCCAGCGCCGGTTCATGGGCGGGCAGATCAATTGCATCGTCGCCACCATCGCCTTCGGCATGGGCATCGACAAGAGCGACATCCGCAACGTGGTGCATTTCGACCTGCCCAAGTCGATCGAGAACTACAGCCAGGAGATCGGCCGTGCCGGGCGCGACGGCCAGCCGTCTGACTGCCTGGTGCTGGCCAACCGCGACAGCCTCAACGTGCTGGAAAACTTCGTCTATGGCGACACGCCCGAGCAGGGCGGCATCCGTTGCGTGCTCGACGAACTGCTGGCCAGTAGCCAGGACGGTCAGTGGGAACTGCTGCTCAATGCTCTGTCCGAGCAGAGCAACATCCGCCAACTACCGCTGAAAACCCTGCTGGTGCAATTGGAGCTGCGCGGCATCATCGCCCCGCGCTACGCCTACTTCGCCGAATACCGCTTCAAACTCCTGCTCGAGCCCGAGGCCCTGCTGGCCAAGTTCGACGGCGAACGCCGCCAGTTCGTCGAGGCCATCCTCACTAGCTCACAGCGCGCCCGCACCTGGTGCACCCTGGATTTCGACACGCTCTACCAGCAGCACCAGGCCGACCGCGGGCGGGTGGTCAAGGCGCTGGACTACTTCCAGGAAAAGGGCTGGATCGAGCTGGAAAGCAAACAGATGACCGAGGTTTACGCGCTGCTCGATGCCGGCTTCGACCCTGAAGCACTGAGCGCCGAGTTGCATGGCTACTTCAAACAGCAGGAACGCAGTGAAATCACCCGCATCCACGCCATGCTCGAACTGTTCGCCACCGAGCACTGCCTGAGCCAGCGCCTGGCCGCCTACTTCGGTGACCGCCTGGCGCCCGAGCGTTGCGGTCACTGCTCGGTGTGTCATGGCCAGGTCGCCCACCTGCCGGAGCCGCCGCCGCTGCCCGCATTGGCCGAACATGACCTGCAACGCCTGTGCGGCAGCTTTATCCAGCGCCACACCGAGTTGAAAGGCCACACACCGAGCGCCGAATGCCTGACCCGCTTCCTCTGCGGTATCAGCGTGCCGCTGTTGAGCAAACTCAAGGCGCGCAACATTCCAGGCTTTGCGGCGCTGGACAGCTACCCCTACGCCGAGGTGCGTGCCTGGGCCGAGCAGGCAGGCTAA
- a CDS encoding LysR substrate-binding domain-containing protein, producing MNLRQLEAFRAVILGQTVTRAAEMLHISQPAATRLIGALEEDIGFALFERTKGRLQPTPEALVLYEEVQRSLLGVERIARTAREIGNLTRGSLHIACAPALGLSFLPRAISAFLKAHEQAQITLVVQSSREVVDLVVGQRCDLGFIVQPNTYPSPRSEKLLKSRLLCALPVGHRLQDKALIVPEDLEGEAFISYPQAIASRQHIDAIFAAHDVQRELRLETQLSIPMCMFVEQGAGVALVDAISALEYRGSGVLFRAFEPVIEMDFSMLIPTQARLSKFHQGFLEHMRHFVALEIPDSYKIP from the coding sequence ATGAATCTGCGTCAATTGGAAGCCTTTCGTGCGGTCATTCTCGGGCAGACCGTCACCCGTGCCGCCGAGATGCTGCACATCTCCCAGCCGGCGGCGACCCGACTGATCGGCGCGCTGGAGGAGGACATCGGCTTCGCCCTGTTCGAGCGGACCAAAGGCCGTCTGCAGCCCACCCCCGAAGCGCTGGTGCTGTACGAAGAAGTGCAGCGCTCGCTGCTGGGGGTGGAGCGCATCGCCCGGACCGCCCGGGAAATCGGCAACCTCACCCGCGGCTCGCTGCATATCGCCTGCGCGCCGGCGTTGGGACTGTCCTTTCTGCCGCGGGCGATCAGCGCTTTTCTCAAAGCGCACGAGCAGGCGCAGATCACCCTGGTGGTGCAGTCGTCACGCGAAGTGGTGGACCTGGTGGTGGGGCAGCGCTGCGACCTGGGTTTTATCGTGCAACCCAATACCTACCCCAGCCCGCGCAGCGAGAAGCTGCTGAAATCGCGCCTGCTGTGCGCCTTGCCGGTCGGTCACCGGCTACAGGACAAGGCGCTGATAGTGCCCGAGGACCTGGAGGGTGAAGCCTTCATCTCCTACCCGCAGGCGATCGCCTCGCGCCAGCATATCGACGCGATTTTCGCCGCCCATGACGTGCAGCGTGAACTGCGCCTGGAGACCCAGTTGTCGATCCCCATGTGCATGTTTGTCGAACAGGGCGCCGGGGTCGCCTTGGTGGATGCCATCAGCGCGCTCGAATACCGGGGAAGCGGCGTGCTGTTTCGGGCCTTCGAGCCGGTGATCGAGATGGATTTCAGCATGCTGATTCCCACCCAGGCCCGGCTGTCTAAATTTCATCAAGGTTTTTTGGAGCATATGCGCCACTTCGTGGCGCTTGAGATACCCGACAGCTACAAAATCCCTTAA
- a CDS encoding NAD(P)/FAD-dependent oxidoreductase → MQKTEIMVVGGGLLGMAIAYGLARLGRQVSVLDEGDTALRAARGNFGLLWVQGKGYGMPAYAQWTLQSVALWPQLARMLLDDTGIEVQLRQPGGFQLCLSDAEMAEESRRLCWLKDALDGDYPFELLDPAALRKRLPGVGPQVVGACYSPLDGHVNPLKLLRALHAGCHQRGVQLLNGRRVSGIAQRGEGFEVASGDQRWHCERLVLAAGLGNRELGALLGQPVPVQPSRGQILVTERLEPFLHYPTSTVRQTDEGTVQLGDSAESVGFDDGTSSAVMADIAGRAVRCFPRLANVRLVRAWGALRVLSPDGAPIYQALSGAPGASVLSCHSGVTLAAAHALRLAPWIAGEQTLAEISSFGLQRFAGPAEVRHAS, encoded by the coding sequence ATGCAGAAAACTGAGATCATGGTCGTTGGCGGCGGTTTGCTCGGCATGGCCATCGCCTACGGCCTGGCTCGCCTGGGGCGCCAGGTCAGCGTGCTGGACGAGGGCGACACGGCCTTGCGCGCGGCGCGCGGCAACTTCGGCCTGCTCTGGGTACAAGGCAAAGGCTACGGCATGCCGGCTTATGCGCAGTGGACCCTGCAATCGGTAGCGCTGTGGCCGCAACTGGCGCGCATGCTGCTGGACGACACCGGCATCGAGGTGCAACTGCGCCAGCCCGGCGGCTTTCAGCTGTGCCTGTCCGATGCGGAAATGGCCGAAGAAAGCCGTCGTCTGTGCTGGCTCAAAGATGCACTGGATGGCGACTATCCCTTCGAACTGCTCGACCCCGCCGCCCTGCGCAAGCGCCTGCCCGGTGTCGGTCCGCAGGTGGTGGGCGCCTGCTATTCGCCACTGGATGGCCACGTCAATCCGCTTAAATTGCTGCGCGCTTTGCATGCTGGCTGTCACCAGCGTGGCGTGCAGCTACTCAATGGCCGCCGAGTCAGTGGCATCGCGCAACGCGGCGAGGGCTTCGAGGTTGCCAGCGGCGACCAGCGTTGGCACTGCGAGCGCCTGGTGCTGGCGGCCGGACTGGGCAACCGCGAGCTCGGCGCTTTGCTGGGTCAGCCGGTACCGGTGCAGCCCAGCCGCGGGCAGATCCTGGTGACCGAACGCCTCGAGCCGTTCCTGCATTACCCCACCAGTACCGTCCGCCAGACCGACGAAGGCACTGTGCAGCTGGGCGATTCGGCGGAGTCGGTGGGCTTCGACGACGGCACCAGCAGTGCGGTCATGGCCGATATTGCCGGGCGGGCGGTGCGGTGTTTCCCGCGGTTGGCAAATGTCCGTCTGGTGCGCGCCTGGGGCGCGTTGCGGGTGTTGAGCCCGGATGGCGCGCCTATCTATCAGGCCCTGTCCGGCGCACCGGGCGCCAGCGTGCTGTCCTGCCATAGTGGCGTGACCCTGGCCGCCGCGCACGCCCTGCGCCTGGCGCCCTGGATCGCCGGTGAACAGACACTGGCGGAGATCAGCTCCTTCGGCCTGCAACGTTTCGCCGGCCCTGCCGAGGTGCGTCATGCCAGCTGA
- a CDS encoding (2Fe-2S)-binding protein encodes MPADSLFRQLPTDAGLLSIEFDGQALQVPAGVSLAAALLASGVRHTRSTPVSGSPRAPYCMMGVCFECLVEVDGMPNCQACLLPVSPGMRVRSQRGARSLSPAPALEEHHDDA; translated from the coding sequence ATGCCAGCTGACAGCCTGTTCCGCCAACTGCCCACCGACGCTGGGTTGCTCAGTATCGAGTTCGATGGCCAAGCCTTACAGGTGCCGGCCGGCGTTTCGTTGGCGGCCGCCTTGCTCGCCAGCGGCGTGCGTCATACCCGCAGCACCCCGGTGAGCGGCAGCCCGCGCGCGCCCTACTGCATGATGGGCGTGTGCTTCGAATGCCTGGTCGAGGTGGACGGCATGCCCAACTGCCAGGCCTGCCTATTGCCAGTCTCACCCGGCATGCGCGTGCGCAGCCAGCGCGGGGCCCGCAGCCTGAGCCCGGCGCCTGCGCTGGAGGAGCACCACGATGACGCTTGA
- a CDS encoding FAD/NAD(P)-dependent oxidoreductase, whose protein sequence is MTLESVDLLIIGAGPAGMSAALEARRHGLSVTLLDEQRSPGGQIYRNIDGSDPQRLAILGADYQAGASLSAAFMACGAHYIAGAAVWQVTAQKQVHYLLDGRASVLQARRLLIATGAYERPMPIPGWTLPGVMTAGAGQILLKNAALLPNGPVVLAGCGPLLYLLAVQYLRAGVALAALVDTSSHAAALRAWRQLPGALRGWRDLLKGLSLLASLRRAGVAHYRGARHLAIEGEEQAAALRFSSGGSERHIPASLILLHQGVVPNTQISWSLRLQHHWNNEQLCWSAERDAWGETSLAGIFIAGDGGAIGGALAAQQQGRIAALAIAGQLQRLPAPAIEALAKPYRRALARQQAARPLIDALYRPPLEHRVPADAVIVCRCEEVSAGAVRQHVDLGCLGPNQTKAFGRCGMGPCQGRLCGLSVTEVIAERRGVPPEQVGYYRIRSPLKPITLAQLASEPTASAPQEFV, encoded by the coding sequence ATGACGCTTGAATCCGTCGACCTGCTGATCATCGGCGCCGGCCCAGCCGGCATGAGTGCGGCGCTCGAAGCGCGTCGCCATGGCCTGAGCGTGACGCTGCTTGACGAGCAGCGCTCACCTGGCGGACAGATCTACCGCAACATCGACGGCAGCGACCCGCAACGCCTGGCGATACTCGGTGCGGATTACCAGGCCGGCGCGAGCCTGAGCGCTGCCTTCATGGCCTGCGGCGCGCACTACATCGCTGGCGCCGCGGTGTGGCAAGTCACCGCGCAGAAGCAGGTGCACTACCTGCTCGACGGCCGCGCCAGTGTGCTGCAGGCACGGCGCTTGCTGATCGCCACCGGCGCCTATGAACGGCCCATGCCGATTCCCGGTTGGACCCTGCCCGGAGTGATGACCGCCGGTGCCGGGCAGATCCTGCTGAAAAATGCCGCGCTGTTACCCAACGGCCCGGTGGTGCTGGCCGGCTGCGGCCCACTGCTGTACCTGTTGGCCGTGCAGTACCTGCGCGCTGGCGTTGCGCTGGCGGCGCTGGTCGATACCAGCAGCCACGCCGCTGCCCTGCGCGCCTGGCGCCAGCTGCCGGGCGCCTTGCGCGGCTGGCGCGACCTGCTCAAGGGCCTGTCGTTGCTGGCCAGCCTGCGCCGTGCCGGCGTGGCGCATTACCGCGGCGCGCGTCATCTGGCGATTGAGGGCGAAGAGCAGGCCGCGGCCTTGCGTTTCAGCAGTGGCGGCAGCGAGCGACACATTCCGGCGAGCTTGATCCTGTTGCACCAAGGGGTGGTGCCGAACACCCAGATCAGCTGGTCGCTGCGCCTGCAGCACCATTGGAACAACGAGCAACTGTGCTGGAGCGCCGAGCGCGACGCCTGGGGCGAAACCAGCCTGGCGGGCATTTTCATCGCCGGTGACGGCGGCGCCATTGGCGGCGCGCTGGCGGCGCAGCAGCAGGGTCGGATCGCCGCCCTGGCCATCGCCGGGCAGTTGCAACGCCTCCCTGCGCCTGCCATCGAGGCGCTCGCCAAACCCTACCGACGTGCCCTGGCCCGGCAGCAAGCCGCGCGGCCCTTGATCGACGCCCTGTACCGTCCGCCTCTGGAACACCGCGTACCGGCGGATGCGGTCATTGTCTGCCGCTGCGAGGAAGTCAGCGCCGGCGCCGTACGCCAGCATGTCGACCTCGGTTGCCTCGGCCCCAACCAGACCAAGGCCTTCGGGCGCTGCGGCATGGGCCCCTGCCAGGGACGCCTGTGTGGCCTGAGCGTGACCGAAGTGATCGCCGAGCGTCGTGGCGTCCCCCCCGAGCAGGTCGGCTACTACCGCATCCGTTCGCCCTTGAAACCCATCACCCTCGCGCAATTGGCCAGCGAGCCCACGGCCAGCGCCCCTCAGGAGTTCGTATGA
- a CDS encoding RidA family protein, which translates to MNRIQRIDSNPRLSRVVVHNGVAWLSGIVAADCSQDIRGQTRQVLQRLEELLTEVGSDKSHLLSAQIWMKDMLGDFSAMNEQWSAWFAPGETPARATAQVTFDDADIRLELIVTAAV; encoded by the coding sequence ATGAACCGCATCCAACGCATCGACAGCAATCCCCGCCTCAGCCGCGTGGTGGTGCACAACGGCGTGGCCTGGCTCAGCGGCATAGTCGCCGCCGATTGCAGTCAGGATATTCGCGGGCAAACCCGCCAGGTGCTGCAACGCCTGGAGGAATTACTCACGGAGGTCGGCAGCGACAAAAGTCACCTGCTCAGCGCGCAGATCTGGATGAAGGACATGCTCGGCGACTTCTCGGCGATGAACGAGCAGTGGAGCGCCTGGTTCGCCCCCGGCGAGACGCCGGCCCGCGCCACCGCCCAGGTGACCTTCGACGATGCCGACATCCGCCTCGAGCTGATCGTCACCGCGGCGGTCTGA
- a CDS encoding ABC transporter substrate-binding protein codes for MNSYNTLKTLGLAALVAFACTAQAADKPLRLGIEAAYPPFAYKTPDNQIQGFDYDIGQALCAEMKVTCEWKEVEFDGLIPSLKVRKIDAALSSVSITEERLKSVDFSHSYYRVPAKLVARKDTGIDSIPADLKGKRIGVQRATNFDRYASEYFVPAGAEVIRYGTQNEVFLDLLAGRLDASLAGSIAIEEGLLKTPEGSPFQFVGPSFTEQQYFGTGAGIAVRKNDPLAAELNKALAAIRANGTYDQIRKKYFDFDIYGD; via the coding sequence ATGAATAGCTACAACACTCTCAAGACCCTAGGCCTGGCGGCGCTGGTCGCATTTGCCTGCACCGCCCAGGCCGCCGACAAGCCCCTGCGCCTGGGTATCGAAGCGGCCTACCCGCCATTCGCCTACAAGACCCCGGACAATCAGATCCAGGGTTTCGACTACGACATCGGCCAGGCGCTGTGCGCCGAGATGAAGGTCACTTGCGAATGGAAAGAGGTCGAGTTCGACGGCCTGATTCCCTCGCTCAAGGTGCGCAAGATCGACGCCGCTCTGTCGTCGGTATCGATCACCGAGGAACGCCTGAAGTCGGTGGACTTCAGCCACAGCTACTACCGCGTCCCGGCGAAGCTGGTCGCCCGCAAAGACACTGGTATCGACAGCATCCCGGCGGACCTCAAGGGCAAGCGCATCGGCGTGCAGCGCGCCACCAACTTCGACCGCTATGCCAGCGAATACTTCGTGCCCGCCGGTGCCGAGGTGATCCGCTATGGCACCCAGAACGAGGTGTTCCTCGACCTGCTGGCCGGCCGCCTGGATGCCAGCCTGGCCGGCTCCATCGCCATCGAAGAAGGTCTGCTGAAGACGCCGGAAGGCAGCCCCTTTCAGTTCGTTGGCCCAAGCTTCACCGAACAGCAATATTTCGGCACGGGCGCCGGCATCGCGGTGCGCAAAAATGACCCGCTGGCCGCCGAGCTGAACAAGGCCCTGGCCGCTATCCGCGCCAACGGCACCTACGACCAGATCCGCAAGAAGTACTTCGATTTCGACATCTACGGCGACTGA
- a CDS encoding cupin domain-containing protein, whose protein sequence is MPNPITVLRDTTPMPMLDACKWEKLAGDPHTVNLNAYTSEDGSKIMGTWICTPGKWRVAYEKWEYCHFQEGYCIITPDGQTPIHLKAGDIFIVEPGMQGTWEVVETVRKYFVFA, encoded by the coding sequence ATGCCTAACCCGATCACCGTTCTCCGCGATACCACCCCTATGCCGATGCTCGACGCCTGCAAATGGGAAAAGCTTGCCGGCGACCCGCACACCGTCAACCTCAACGCCTACACCTCGGAAGACGGCAGCAAGATCATGGGCACCTGGATCTGCACCCCCGGTAAATGGCGGGTCGCCTACGAGAAATGGGAGTACTGCCACTTCCAGGAAGGCTACTGCATCATCACCCCGGACGGTCAGACGCCGATTCACCTCAAGGCTGGCGATATCTTCATCGTCGAACCGGGCATGCAAGGCACCTGGGAAGTGGTCGAGACGGTGCGCAAGTACTTCGTCTTCGCCTGA